One Nicotiana sylvestris chromosome 12, ASM39365v2, whole genome shotgun sequence genomic window carries:
- the LOC138883990 gene encoding uncharacterized protein, with amino-acid sequence MDFLSLKAMQRGSVSFGNGKKGCMIRSLLNKTPYELLNGRKPKLTYLHLGANAMFLTMERISLVNSMPRVMKESFWATLLKSAEEDQDGEPLLVPSEVIDMKNGKADMMSQVKELSEDSTPSSPMEPSTSITTTRAEERVVDAVQGTPLVPKRGMQENQPNAPTSSQNEPQTSNWRHQSSHPMDNIITPLDSGVQTRNKARLVVQGYNQEEGIDYDETFAPVARMEAIRILIVFVSYMEFTLFQMDVKSAFLNRLLKEEVYVKKPPGFEWHKHPKYVFKLDKALYGLKQAPRAWYERLSKFLLENGFKRGKIDNSLFLNKRGRNLLIVQVYVDDICHTSFLRALPGG; translated from the exons ATGgattttctttcactaaaagccatgcaaagagggagtgtatcctttggcaatgggaaaaaggg gtgcatgatcagatcacttctgaacaaaaccccatatgaattgttgaatggaaggaaGCCCAAGCTGACTTACCtacatttgggtgcaaatgctatgttcttaacaatggaaaggatcagcttggtaaattcgatgccaagagtgatgaaggaatctttctgggctactcttcttaaa agtgctgaagaagatcaagatggagaacccttactagttcctagtgaagtcattgacatgaaaaacggaaaggcagatatgatgagtcaagtaaaAGAGCTGAGTGAAGACAGTACTCCCTCATCTCCAATGGAACCAAGtacttcaattacaaccactagagctgaagaaagagtggttgatgcggTTCAGGGAACTCCATTAGTACCTAAGAGAGGAATGCAGGAAAATCAGCCAAACGCACCAACATCCTCTCAAAATGAACCTCAGACTTCTAACTGGAGACACCAAAGCTCTCATCCGATGGACAACATTATTACTCCTTTAGATTCCGGAGTACAAACCAG gaacaaggccaggctagtggttcaaggctacaatcaggaggaagggattgactatgatgaaacatttgctccggtcgctcgcatggaagctattagaatttTAATCGTTTTTGTATCTTATATGGAATTCacattgttccaaatggatgtcaaaagtgcatttttgaatagacttcttaaggaagaagtctatgtgaagaaacctccagggtttgaatggCATAAACACCCtaaatatgtgtttaaactggatAAAGCATTGTACGGGCTGAAGCAGGCTCCTCGGGCTTGGTATGAAAGGCTGTCaaagttcctcttggaaaatggcttTAAGAGAGGAAAAATTGACAACTCTCTGTTCTTAAATAAAcggggaaggaacctgctcattgttcaggtctatgtCGATgatatctgtcacacctcctttttgcgcgcccttcccggagggtaa